One Cynocephalus volans isolate mCynVol1 chromosome 5, mCynVol1.pri, whole genome shotgun sequence DNA window includes the following coding sequences:
- the DDR1 gene encoding epithelial discoidin domain-containing receptor 1 isoform X3, which translates to MQDRTIPDSDISASSSWSDSTAAHHSRLESSDGDGAWCPAGSVFPKEEEYLQVDLQRLHLVALVGTQGRHAGGLGKEFSRSYRLRYSRDGQHWMDWKDRWGQEVISGNEDPEGVVLKDLGPPMVARLVRFYPRADRVMSVCLRVELYGCLWRDGLLSYTAPVGQTMYLSEAVHLNDSTYDGHTVGGLQYGGLGQLADGVVGLDDFRKSQELRVWPGYDYVGWSNHSFPGGYVEMEFEFDRLRAFQAMQIHCNNMHTLGARLPGGVECRFKRGPAMAWEGEPVRHALGGSLGDPRARAVSMPLGGRVGRFLQCRFLFAGPWLLFSEISFISDVINDSSPALGGTFPPAPWWPPGPPPTNFSSLELEPRGQQPVAKAEGSPTAILIGCLVAIILLLLLIIALMLWRLHWRRLLSKAERRVLEEELTVHLSVPGDTILINNRPGPREPPPYQEPRPRGNPPHSAPCVPNGSALLLSNPAYRLLLATYARPPRGPGPLTPAWAKPTNTQACSGDYMEPEKPGAPLLPPPPQNSVPHYAEADIVTLQGVTGGNTYAVPALPPGVAGDGPPRVDFPRSQLRFKEKLGEGQFGEVHLCEVESPQDLVSLDFPLNVRKGHPLLVAVKILRPDATKNARNDFLKEVKIMSRLKDPNIIRLLGVCVQDDPLCMITDYMENGDLNQFLSAHQLEDKAAEGAPRDGEAVQGPTISYQMLLHVAAQIASGMRYLATLNFVHRDLATRNCLVGENFTIKIADFGMSRNLYAGDYYRVQGRAVLPIRWMAWECILMGKFTTASDVWAFGVTLWEVLMLCRAQPFGQLTDEQVIENAGEFFRDQGRQVYLSRPPACPQGLYELMLRCWSREPEQRPPFSQLHRFLAEDALNTV; encoded by the exons ATGCAGGACCGGACCATCCCAGACAGTGACATCTCTGCCTCCAGCTCCTGGTCGGACTCTACTGCTGCCCACCACAGCAG gTTGGAGAGCAGTGATGGGGATGGGGCCTGGTGCCCTGCAGGGTCCGTGTTTCCCAAGGAGGAGGAGTACCTGCAGGTGGATCTACAGCGGCTGCACCTGGTGGCTCTGGTGGGCACCCAAGGGCGGCATGCCGGGGGCCTGGGCAAGGAGTTCTCCCGCAGCTACCGGCTGCGTTACTCCCGGGATGGCCAGCACTGGATGGACTGGAAGGACCGCTGGGGTCAGGAG GTGATCTCAGGTAATGAGGACCCTGAGGGAGTGGTGCTGAAGGACCTTGGTCCGCCTATGGTGGCCCGGCTGGTTCGCTTCTACCCCCGGGCTGACCGGGTCATGAGCGTCTGTCTGCGGGTGGAGCTCTATGGCTGCCTCTGGAGGG aTGGCCTCCTGTCTTACACAGCCCCTGTGGGGCAGACCATGTACTTATCTGAGGCCGTACACCTCAACGACTCCACCTACGATGGACATACTGTTGGCGG GCTGCAGTATGGTGGTCTGGGCCAGCTGGCAGATGGCGTGGTAGGGCTGGATGATTTTAGGAAGAGCCAGGAGCTGCGGGTCTGGCCAGGCTATGACTATGTGGGATGGAGCAACCACAGCTTTCCCGGTGGCTATGTGGAGATGGAGTTTGAGTTTGACCGGCTGAGGGCTTTCCAGGCCATGCAG ATCCACTGTAACAACATGCACACTCTGGGAGCCCGCCTGCCTGGTGGGGTGGAATGTCGCTTCAAACGTGGCCCTGCCATGGCCTGGGAGGGGGAGCCTGTGCGCCATGCCCTGGGGGGCAGCCTGGGTGACCCCAGAGCCCGGGCTGTCTCAATGCCCCTGGGCGGCCGCGTGGGGCGCTTTCTGCAGTGCCGCTTCCTCTTTGCGGGGCCTTGGTTACTCTTCAGCGAAATCTCCTTCATCTCTG ATGTGATCAATGACTCCTCTCCAGCTCTGGGGGGCACCTTCCCGCCAGCCCCCTGGTGGCCACCTGGCCCACCTCCCACCAACTTTAGCAGCTTGG AGTTGGAGCCCAGGGGCCAGCAGCCCGTGGCCAAGGCTGAGGGGAGCCCAACCGCCATCCTCATTGGCTGCCTGGTAGCCATcatactgctgctgctgctcatcATTGCCCTCATGCTCTGGCGCCTGCACTGGCGCAGGCTCCTAAGCAAG GCTGAGCGGCGGGTATTAGAAGAGGAACTTACGGTTCACCTCTCTGTCCCTGGGGACACCATCCTCATCAACAACCGCCCGGGTCCTCGAGAGCCACCCCCTTACCAGGAGCCCCGGCCTCGTGGGAATCCGCCCCACTCTGCTCCCTGTGTCCCCAATGGCTCTG CGTTGCTGCTCTCCAATCCAGCCTACCGCCTCCTTCTGGCCACTTACGCCCGTCCCCCTCGAGGCCCGGGCCCCCTCACACCCGCCTGGGCCAAACCCACCAACACCCAGG CCTGCAGTGGGGACTACATGGAGCCTGAGAAGCCAGGTGCCCCACTGTTACCCCCACCTCCCCAGAACAGCGTCCCCCATTATGCCGAGGCTGACATTGTCACCCTGCAGGGTGTCACCGGGGGCAACACCTATGCTGTGCCTGCGCTGCCCCCAGGGGTGGCTGGGGATGGACCCCCCAGAGTGGATTTCCCTCGGTCACAGCTCCGCTTCAAGGAGAAGCTTGGCGAGGGCCAGTTTGGGGAG GTGCACCTGTGTGAGGTGGAGAGCCCTCAAGATCTAGTCAGTCTTGATTTTCCCCTTAATGTTCGCAAGGGACACCCCTTGCTGGTAGCTGTCAAGATCCTACGGCCAGATGCCACCAAGAATGCCAG GAATGATTTCCTGAAGGAAGTGAAAATCATGTCGAGGCTCAAGGACCCAAACATCATTCGGCTCCTGGGCGTGTGTGTGCAGGACGACCCCCTCTGCATGATTACTGATTACATGGAGAACGGCGACCTCAACCAGTTCCTCAGCGCCCACCAGCTGGAGGACAAGGCGGCTGAAGGGGCCCCTAGAGATGGGGAGGCTGTCCAGGGACCCACCATCAG CTACCAGATGTTGTTACATGTGGCAGCCCAGATCGCTTCGGGCATGCGCTATCTGGCCACACTTAACTTTGTGCATCGGGACCTGGCCACACGGAACTGCCTGGTTGGGGAAAATTTCACCATCAAAATCGCCGACTTTGGCATGAGCCGGAACCTCTACGCTGGGGACTATTACCGCGTGCAGGGCCGGGCGGTGCTGCCCATCCGGTGGATGGCGTGGGAGTGCATCCTCATG GGGAAGTTCACAACAGCAAGTGATGTGTGGGCCTTCGGGGTTACCCTGTGGGAAGTGCTGATGCTCTGCAGGGCCCAGCCCTTTGGGCAGCTCACTGATGAGCAGGTCATCGAGAACGCAGGGGAGTTCTTCAGGGACCAGGGCCGGCAG GTGTACCTGTC